In Ctenopharyngodon idella isolate HZGC_01 chromosome 20, HZGC01, whole genome shotgun sequence, the following proteins share a genomic window:
- the LOC127502545 gene encoding GDP-L-fucose synthase-like — protein MDGPVGAMRVLVTGGSGLVGRAIERVVKEEEGGREGEEWIFLSSKDANLMSAEETRSVFQKHRPTHVIHLAAMVGGLFRNMRQNLDFWRNNIFINDNVLQTAHEFGVVKVVSCLSTCIFPDKTTYPIDETMIHNGPPHESNFGYAYAKRMIDVHNRACFQQYGRRYTAVIPTNVFGPHDNFNIEDGHVLPGLIHKTYLAKKEGKPLQVWGSGRPLRQFIYSLDLARLFLWVLREYDEVEPIILSVGEEDELSITDAVDAVVEALGFKGDVIYDTSKADGQFKKTASNAKLRKYLPDFKFTPFKAAIKETCDWFVANNDIARK, from the exons atggACGGGCCAGTTGGGGCGATGCGTGTGTTGGTGACGGGCGGCAGTGGGCTGGTGGGGCGAGCGATAGAGCGGGTGGTGAAAGAggaggagggagggagagaaggAGAAGAATGGATATTCCTGTCATCCAAAGATGCCAATCTCAT GAGCGCTGAAGAGACGAGATCAGTTTTCCAGAAACATCGTCCGACACACGTCATTCATTTGGCCGCCATGGTAGGCGGGCTCTTCAGAAACATGAGACAGAACCTGGACTTCTGG AGgaataatatatttatcaatGACAACGTGCTGCAGACGGCTCATGAGTTCGGGGTGGTGAAGGTCGTTTCTTGCCTGTCCACGTGTATATTCCCGGATAAAACCACCTACCCCATAGATGAGACCATG ATCCACAACGGTCCGCCACATGAGTCTAATTTCGGTTATGCCTACGCCAAACGCATGATTGATGTCCACAACAG GGCGTGTTTTCAGCAGTACGGTCGGCGATACACCGCCGTCATTCCTACCAATGTTTTTGGACCACATGACAATTTCAACATTGAGGACGGTCACGTTCTGCCGGGGTTGATCCACAAGACTTACCTGGCAAAGA AGGAAGGTAAACCTCTGCAGGTCTGGGGTTCAGGTCGGCCTCTACGGCAGTTCATCTATTCTCTGGATCTGGCTCGTCTGTTTCTGTGGGTTTTGAGGGAGTATGACGAGGTGGAGCCCATCATTCTGTCAG ttGGAGAGGAGGATGAGTTGTCCATAACGGACGCTGTGGATGCTGTGGTTGAAGCGTTGGGGTTCAAAGGTGACGTGATT TATGACACTAGTAAAGCAGACGGTCAATTCAAGAAAACCGCCAGTAACGCCAAACTACGCAAATACTTGCCAGACTTCAAGTTCACACCGTTCAAAGCAG ctATCAAGGAGACGTGTGATTGGTTTGTGGCCAATAATGACATCGCCCGTAAATGA